The Kutzneria kofuensis genome includes the window CCGCCGGGTGCACGGCGACGCGGCGATCTTCATCGGCGGCCTGCGGGCCCTGCTGCTGCAGTCGCTGCACCCGCTGGCAATGGCCGCCGTGGCGGCGCACTCGGGCTACCGCGGCGATCCGTGGGGGCGCTTACAACGGACCAGCGCCTTCCTCGCCACGACCACCTACGGCACAGCGGAGGACGCCGAGCGGATCGTCGCCGTGGTGCGGGCGGTGCACGAACGGGTCCAGGGCACGGCGTCGGACGGACGGCCGTACGCCGCCAGCGACCCGCACCTGCTGGAGTGGGTGCACGTCGCCGAGGTCGACAGTTTCCTGCGCTGCCACCAGCGCTACGGGGCCGAGCCGCTCGACGACGCGGGCGCCGACGGCTACGTCACCGACATGGCCCGCATCGCCATCGAACTCGGCGTCCCCGACCCGCCCCGCACCCGAGCCGAACTCGCCGAGCGGCTGCGCGCCTTCCGCCCCGAACTGGCCGGCACGCCGGAGGCGCGTGCGGCGGCCCGGTTCCTGCTCCTCAACGCTCCCCTGCCGCTCCCGGCGCGACCGCCCTACGCCGTGCTGGCCGCCGCGTCCGTCGCGATGCTGCCCAGC containing:
- a CDS encoding oxygenase MpaB family protein; this encodes MQVVDRELTRFRQWLAGELSGKVAGPNAAEVRQRVMETPGPRWFGEDRPIRRVHGDAAIFIGGLRALLLQSLHPLAMAAVAAHSGYRGDPWGRLQRTSAFLATTTYGTAEDAERIVAVVRAVHERVQGTASDGRPYAASDPHLLEWVHVAEVDSFLRCHQRYGAEPLDDAGADGYVTDMARIAIELGVPDPPRTRAELAERLRAFRPELAGTPEARAAARFLLLNAPLPLPARPPYAVLAAASVAMLPSWARWPLRLPYLPLTEATAIRAAGHTLVGGLRWVLGAR